In Nostoc sp. CENA543, a single genomic region encodes these proteins:
- a CDS encoding L,D-transpeptidase, with translation MQNGIHNNGRFGAGKLFTGVVIMMAALLSGLAPTIADPHAPKAIAALANGSSIATSNIQEASQTRRIVIDLSAQRLFAWEGDKLVYSFRVSTGKSSTPTPTGQFRINSKYRINRMRGQGYDIPDVPYAMYFYQGYAIHGAYWHNRFGTPVSHGCVNLPVKQARKLFNWASPGTLVVVRR, from the coding sequence ATGCAAAATGGGATTCACAATAACGGAAGATTTGGCGCAGGAAAACTCTTCACTGGTGTAGTGATTATGATGGCAGCTTTGCTATCTGGGTTAGCACCAACCATAGCTGATCCTCATGCACCCAAAGCCATAGCAGCTTTAGCTAATGGCAGTAGTATCGCCACTTCTAATATTCAGGAAGCATCTCAAACTAGACGAATTGTCATTGATTTATCAGCACAGCGTCTATTTGCTTGGGAAGGAGATAAATTAGTATATTCTTTCCGCGTTTCTACGGGAAAAAGTTCTACACCTACACCTACAGGTCAATTTAGAATTAATTCCAAATACCGTATTAACCGGATGCGCGGACAAGGTTACGATATTCCCGATGTCCCTTACGCCATGTACTTTTACCAAGGCTATGCCATTCACGGGGCTTATTGGCATAACCGCTTTGGGACTCCAGTTAGTCATGGTTGTGTCAATTTACCTGTCAAACAAGCCCGCAAGCTTTTTAATTGGGCTTCTCCAGGAACTTTGGTAGTAGTGCGGAGGTAA
- a CDS encoding sulfite exporter TauE/SafE family protein, producing MPHAPFPIPNFQMMIIAHFLAICIGVSLGLIGGGGSILAVPILVYVLGVPIKSAIAMSLVTIGAVSLIGIIPHWQQKNVNFQTALLFSPGAMVGAYMGARLATLPIVTPTLQHLLFVAVMFVAAYVMLRNSQNKSSANLELDVISNGVDAQLLTAEVNSSPSIYERIPRWLAIPTEGFGVGILTGLVGIGGGFMIIPTLVILGNTPIKEAIGTSLVIMTFKSITGFVGYWGHVPIDIDLMLTFTLAASVGMLIGAYLSKFIAAQKLETGFAYFVIAIAIFMLFKW from the coding sequence ATGCCCCATGCCCCATTCCCAATTCCCAACTTTCAAATGATGATCATTGCTCACTTTCTGGCTATTTGTATAGGTGTGAGTTTGGGCTTAATTGGCGGTGGAGGGTCGATTTTAGCTGTACCCATCCTAGTTTATGTGCTGGGAGTGCCAATTAAGTCCGCGATCGCCATGAGTTTAGTAACTATCGGTGCTGTCAGTTTAATTGGCATCATTCCCCACTGGCAACAAAAAAATGTCAATTTTCAAACAGCCCTTTTATTTTCTCCTGGGGCAATGGTAGGTGCTTACATGGGGGCGCGTCTAGCTACTCTCCCCATAGTCACACCCACTTTACAGCATCTTTTATTTGTGGCGGTGATGTTTGTCGCTGCCTATGTGATGTTGCGTAATAGCCAGAATAAATCATCAGCAAATCTAGAGTTAGATGTCATTTCCAATGGTGTTGATGCACAACTGCTAACTGCTGAAGTCAATTCCTCACCTAGTATTTATGAACGTATTCCCCGATGGTTAGCAATTCCCACGGAAGGTTTTGGGGTGGGAATTCTCACGGGGCTAGTGGGAATTGGCGGTGGGTTTATGATTATCCCGACTTTAGTAATTTTGGGGAACACACCCATTAAAGAAGCCATTGGGACTTCTTTAGTGATTATGACCTTTAAGTCCATCACAGGCTTTGTGGGATATTGGGGTCATGTTCCCATAGATATTGACTTAATGCTGACCTTTACCTTAGCCGCATCTGTGGGAATGTTAATTGGTGCTTACTTAAGCAAATTTATCGCAGCACAGAAATTAGAAACAGGTTTTGCCTATTTTGTCATAGCGATCGCCATTTTCATGTTATTCAAATGGTGA
- a CDS encoding RNA ligase family protein: MEQIYKYPRTHHIEGSRLQPGDEDLDSIPFATIKEKYVVVEEKVDGANAAISFTADGQLRLQSRGHYLTGGAREKHFNLFKQWAYTHTGAFWEVLGSRFILFGEWLYAKHTVFYDALPHYFLEYDVLDLENQVFLSTKRRQQLLAGLPLVSVPILFTGELQSYKQLLGLLGESHYQTSAYLENFRQICQQQGLDVERSLNQTDQSAVMEGLYIKVEPGDTVTARYKYVRSSFLTTIQQSDGHWLNRPIIPNLLRSDVNLF; encoded by the coding sequence ATGGAACAAATCTATAAATATCCGCGTACCCATCACATCGAGGGTTCGCGGTTGCAACCTGGGGATGAAGACCTCGACAGTATCCCCTTTGCAACTATCAAAGAAAAGTATGTAGTAGTTGAGGAAAAAGTGGATGGTGCAAACGCCGCTATCAGTTTTACGGCTGATGGACAACTCCGACTGCAAAGCCGGGGACACTATTTAACAGGTGGTGCAAGAGAAAAGCATTTTAATCTGTTTAAGCAGTGGGCGTATACTCACACAGGCGCGTTTTGGGAAGTTTTGGGGAGTCGTTTTATTTTGTTTGGGGAATGGCTGTATGCGAAGCACACAGTGTTTTATGACGCTTTACCCCACTACTTTTTAGAATACGATGTGCTGGATTTAGAAAATCAAGTATTTCTTAGCACCAAACGCCGCCAGCAGCTACTAGCAGGACTACCACTAGTTTCTGTACCCATTTTGTTTACTGGTGAACTGCAATCCTATAAGCAATTGCTGGGTTTATTAGGTGAGTCTCACTATCAAACATCTGCATATCTAGAAAATTTCCGCCAGATTTGTCAACAACAGGGACTAGATGTCGAACGTTCTCTCAATCAAACTGACCAAAGTGCAGTGATGGAAGGTTTATACATCAAAGTCGAGCCAGGGGATACAGTAACAGCACGTTATAAATATGTGCGTTCCAGCTTTTTAACTACCATTCAACAATCTGATGGTCATTGGTTGAATCGTCCGATCATTCCCAATTTGCTGCGTTCTGATGTGAATTTATTTTGA
- a CDS encoding CHAT domain-containing protein, which translates to MMQWQLLNLVASYTLIVLSSILCFSEVSLAHVLTNNSLKIAQAVEKTTTAQQVYQQAKQLYDQKTVAARQQALQKFEQALDLYRRDGDRSSQAAVLTYIGKIHSDFGEKQTAQDYYQKALSIYQQIGNKSGEGTALNNIGKIYSELGERQKALDYYHQALPLRRLVKDTRGEAITLNNIGVIYGYLGEHQKALEYYNQSLPLKMQVGDQASAANTINSIGKVYSDLGDEQTALDYYQKSIPLYQQGNDKSGEAVALNNIALVYSNRGDQKAALDYHQKSLALFAIVGDKLGSAIALSNLGRLHQKLAQPQKARDYFQQSLNLFRQLGSKHREAHNLYYIASLEQEQGNLKTAQTQIATAIKIVEKLRSQIVSQELRTSYFATVQDYYQLQIDLLMQLHKQQPNQGYDAQGLQASENARARSLLELLSEANADIRQGVKPELLAQEQQLKQKLDVLEAQKIELLNQNNPEAQAIETQITALVEQYQQIQAQIRSTSPRYAALTQPQPLSLPQIQQQVLDDNTLLLQYSLGEKRSYLWAVTNKNIFSYELPKRQDIETAIQKFRQDITSPYRTNSPAINNLSQIILAPVAQHLGQKRLVVVSDGALQYVPFAALMSPNHPNSQYEPLLLKHEIVTLPSASTLAILRKEQTGRKPAPKTVAVLADPIFRNDDERLVTKSSHSPTKMNDLDSLALNKSVSDSSVNFERLRFTRQEAEAILALVPNQKVKSALDFSASRETATNQELSQYRIIHFATHGILNSKNPELSGIVLSLFDRQGTPQNGFLRLHDIFNLNLKADLVVLSACQTGLGKEIKGEGVVGLTRGFMYAGSPRVVVSLWSVEDQATSELMQTFYQQMLQAKLKPAAALRNAQIAIWRKQKYAAPYYWAAFTLQGEWN; encoded by the coding sequence ATGATGCAATGGCAACTGCTAAACTTGGTAGCAAGTTACACTCTCATTGTATTGAGCAGTATTTTGTGCTTTTCCGAAGTGAGTCTGGCTCATGTGCTAACCAATAATTCATTGAAAATTGCCCAGGCAGTGGAGAAAACAACCACAGCACAACAAGTTTATCAACAAGCAAAGCAACTATATGATCAGAAAACCGTAGCGGCTAGACAGCAAGCACTACAAAAATTTGAGCAGGCTTTAGACTTATATCGTAGAGATGGCGATCGCTCTTCACAGGCGGCAGTTTTGACATACATTGGCAAAATCCACTCAGACTTCGGAGAAAAGCAAACAGCACAAGATTATTACCAAAAAGCCCTGTCTATCTATCAACAAATAGGAAATAAATCAGGGGAAGGAACAGCTTTAAATAACATCGGTAAAATTTACTCAGAGTTGGGAGAAAGACAAAAAGCCTTAGATTACTATCACCAAGCCTTGCCCCTCAGACGACTAGTCAAAGATACAAGAGGTGAGGCAATTACCTTGAATAATATTGGGGTGATTTACGGCTATTTGGGAGAACATCAAAAAGCTTTAGAATACTACAATCAATCCCTACCCCTGAAAATGCAAGTAGGCGATCAAGCCAGTGCAGCTAATACTATCAATAGTATCGGCAAAGTCTACTCAGATTTAGGTGATGAGCAAACAGCCCTCGATTATTATCAAAAGTCTATACCTTTATACCAGCAAGGCAACGATAAAAGTGGCGAAGCAGTTGCCCTAAATAATATAGCTCTTGTCTACTCTAATCGAGGAGACCAAAAAGCAGCCCTCGACTATCACCAAAAATCATTAGCTCTATTTGCCATTGTAGGAGACAAATTAGGAAGTGCGATCGCCCTCAGCAATCTAGGCAGACTCCACCAAAAATTAGCACAACCGCAAAAAGCCCGTGATTATTTTCAGCAGTCACTCAACTTATTCAGACAACTAGGTAGTAAACACAGAGAAGCCCATAATCTCTATTACATCGCCTCTCTAGAACAGGAGCAAGGCAACCTCAAAACAGCCCAAACTCAAATTGCAACAGCCATCAAAATTGTTGAAAAACTCCGTAGCCAAATAGTTTCGCAAGAACTCCGCACCTCTTATTTTGCTACAGTCCAAGACTATTATCAGCTACAGATTGACTTGCTGATGCAATTACACAAACAACAACCAAATCAAGGTTACGATGCTCAAGGATTGCAAGCTAGTGAAAACGCCCGCGCCCGCAGTCTCTTAGAATTACTCAGTGAAGCGAACGCAGATATTCGTCAAGGAGTCAAGCCAGAGTTACTGGCTCAAGAACAGCAATTAAAGCAAAAACTTGATGTTTTAGAAGCCCAAAAAATCGAATTACTCAACCAAAACAACCCAGAAGCACAAGCCATAGAAACACAAATCACTGCACTCGTCGAACAATATCAACAAATTCAAGCCCAAATTCGCTCCACTAGCCCGCGTTATGCTGCTTTGACTCAACCCCAACCCCTATCATTGCCACAAATTCAACAGCAAGTTCTAGACGACAACACCTTATTACTACAATATTCTTTGGGAGAAAAACGGAGTTACCTTTGGGCTGTCACTAATAAAAATATATTTAGTTACGAATTACCAAAACGCCAAGACATTGAAACAGCCATCCAAAAATTTCGCCAAGACATTACTAGCCCATACCGCACAAATAGCCCCGCAATCAATAACTTATCTCAAATCATCCTTGCTCCCGTAGCCCAGCATTTAGGACAAAAACGATTAGTGGTAGTCAGTGATGGTGCTTTGCAGTACGTCCCCTTTGCTGCTTTGATGTCGCCAAATCACCCCAATAGTCAATATGAACCACTATTACTAAAGCACGAAATTGTTACCCTACCCTCAGCGTCAACATTAGCCATTTTGCGAAAAGAACAAACAGGACGGAAGCCCGCACCCAAAACTGTAGCTGTGTTAGCAGATCCAATTTTTAGAAATGATGATGAGCGTCTTGTAACTAAATCATCTCATTCGCCAACAAAAATGAATGACTTAGACAGTCTAGCCTTAAATAAATCTGTCAGTGATTCGTCTGTTAACTTTGAACGTCTTCGCTTTACCCGCCAAGAAGCCGAGGCGATTTTGGCACTTGTACCTAATCAGAAAGTTAAATCAGCTTTGGATTTTAGTGCTAGTCGAGAAACCGCTACCAATCAAGAACTGAGTCAGTATCGCATCATCCATTTTGCCACGCATGGCATTCTTAACAGCAAAAACCCCGAATTATCTGGAATCGTGCTGTCACTATTTGACCGTCAGGGAACACCACAGAACGGCTTTTTGCGCTTACATGACATTTTTAACCTCAACCTCAAAGCTGATCTGGTAGTTCTCAGTGCTTGTCAAACCGGATTAGGAAAAGAGATTAAAGGCGAAGGAGTAGTGGGTTTAACTAGGGGGTTTATGTATGCAGGTAGTCCGCGAGTTGTAGTCAGTTTATGGAGTGTAGAGGATCAAGCCACATCAGAACTGATGCAGACATTCTATCAACAAATGCTACAAGCCAAACTCAAGCCAGCCGCCGCCTTGCGAAATGCACAGATAGCAATTTGGCGTAAGCAAAAATATGCTGCTCCCTATTATTGGGCAGCTTTTACTTTACAGGGGGAGTGGAATTAA
- a CDS encoding DM13 domain-containing protein, whose amino-acid sequence MQWKYLIVLAIITNLVVGCTGESRSNQVDNPTPNNTTTSASAPVGVGNFQAAEHPTKGKVAVVTEAGKQYLEFDENFKTDNGPDLFVILYRTDAPPVSGIKEKDYTQIAPLQKTSGKQRYAVPQNIKLANYKSVAIWCRKFNATFGYAAL is encoded by the coding sequence ATGCAGTGGAAATATTTAATAGTTCTAGCAATTATTACTAATCTAGTTGTTGGATGCACAGGGGAGTCTAGGAGTAATCAAGTTGATAATCCAACACCAAATAATACTACAACTAGTGCTAGTGCGCCTGTTGGAGTTGGTAATTTTCAAGCAGCAGAACACCCGACTAAGGGGAAAGTTGCAGTTGTCACAGAAGCAGGTAAACAATATCTAGAATTTGATGAAAATTTCAAAACAGATAATGGCCCAGACTTATTTGTGATTCTTTATCGTACTGATGCACCACCAGTATCGGGTATTAAAGAAAAAGATTATACCCAGATTGCCCCTTTGCAAAAAACTAGTGGTAAACAACGTTATGCTGTGCCACAAAATATTAAGCTAGCAAACTATAAATCTGTAGCTATTTGGTGTCGTAAATTTAACGCTACATTTGGTTATGCTGCTTTATAA
- a CDS encoding AAA family ATPase yields the protein MNWTFPYCPDADDWKIDWTGLEREFDWLRSLADCPQDPRYHAEGNVLVHTKLVGEALVNLPQWRTLAPIARSVLFAAALLHDVAKPTATQIETDGAISSKGHVLQGAKMTQSILWDMEVPFHEREAIVALVKYGSLPLWFWDKPNPEKAVIKTSQIIRCDWLSLLAEADVRGRYCDDQAQLLERIAFFREYTQENHCFNQPRPFLSNHSRFIYFQKENIHPDYAAYDDTRLEVVMMSGLPAAGKDTWIQENLPDWPVISLDELRQTMKIAPDAEQGAVVNAAKAVAKDYLRNGQSFVWNATNISCQLRSSLIRQFANYQAKIRIVYLEAPWKELLTRNRDRPAQVPEKVLYKMKSRLEVPNITEAQVVDWIVESRGVRV from the coding sequence ATGAATTGGACTTTTCCCTATTGTCCAGATGCGGATGACTGGAAAATAGATTGGACAGGATTAGAAAGAGAATTTGATTGGTTGCGATCGCTCGCTGATTGTCCCCAAGATCCCCGTTATCATGCTGAGGGTAATGTTTTAGTTCATACAAAATTAGTGGGTGAAGCATTAGTAAATTTACCACAATGGCGAACTTTAGCACCCATAGCACGTTCAGTGTTATTTGCTGCGGCTTTACTACATGATGTTGCTAAACCCACAGCCACCCAAATAGAAACTGATGGTGCTATCTCCTCTAAAGGTCATGTCCTCCAAGGTGCGAAGATGACACAGTCAATTCTTTGGGATATGGAAGTTCCATTCCATGAACGGGAAGCAATTGTGGCTTTAGTGAAATACGGTAGCTTACCTTTATGGTTTTGGGACAAACCCAACCCCGAAAAAGCAGTGATTAAAACTAGTCAAATCATCCGTTGTGATTGGCTGAGTTTATTAGCTGAAGCCGATGTGCGGGGGCGATATTGTGATGATCAAGCCCAGTTATTAGAAAGGATTGCCTTTTTTCGAGAATATACCCAAGAAAACCACTGTTTTAACCAACCTCGCCCCTTTCTCTCAAATCACAGTCGGTTTATTTATTTTCAAAAAGAAAATATTCATCCAGACTATGCAGCCTATGATGATACTCGCTTAGAAGTGGTGATGATGTCAGGATTACCGGCGGCGGGGAAAGACACTTGGATTCAAGAAAATCTTCCTGACTGGCCAGTAATTTCTTTAGATGAACTCAGACAGACAATGAAAATTGCACCAGACGCAGAACAAGGCGCGGTGGTGAATGCAGCCAAAGCCGTAGCCAAAGACTATCTGCGGAATGGACAATCTTTCGTCTGGAACGCTACTAATATTAGCTGCCAGTTAAGAAGTTCACTAATTCGCCAGTTTGCCAATTATCAAGCAAAAATTCGCATTGTTTACCTAGAAGCACCTTGGAAGGAATTACTGACAAGAAATCGCGATCGCCCTGCTCAAGTCCCAGAAAAGGTACTCTATAAAATGAAAAGCCGTTTAGAAGTCCCAAACATCACCGAAGCACAGGTGGTAGATTGGATAGTTGAATCAAGGGGTGTAAGGGTGTAG
- a CDS encoding DUF4079 domain-containing protein, translating to MELVDFLGLVHPAIAVTIVFPCIGIVSYFAWQTRERRLQSADGGKSKIPPIVGGEHKRIGEWLCIAVVGLCLLGLAYPIGKNIIKKQLWNQNLFQLTFIVLMFILAIVCLALLLRARERLWRGIFATLTGTALVILGCQDGVFRRTNEWYWSHYYIGITASLLMIFSVAIVQDIYQDRSHRWRLIHTILNCVALLLFLGQGFTGSRDLLEIPLNWQESYIYQCNYAQKTCLTPNNQAPK from the coding sequence ATGGAATTAGTAGATTTCTTAGGACTTGTACATCCAGCGATCGCAGTTACCATTGTTTTCCCCTGCATTGGTATCGTTAGTTACTTTGCGTGGCAGACACGGGAACGCCGACTACAAAGCGCAGACGGTGGTAAAAGCAAGATTCCGCCAATTGTAGGCGGAGAACATAAGCGAATTGGGGAATGGCTATGTATTGCTGTTGTGGGTTTATGCTTATTAGGTTTAGCCTACCCCATCGGTAAAAATATCATCAAAAAACAACTGTGGAATCAAAACTTATTCCAGCTAACATTTATTGTATTGATGTTTATTTTAGCTATAGTTTGTTTAGCCCTGCTGTTAAGAGCTAGGGAGCGTTTATGGCGTGGTATATTCGCCACATTAACTGGTACAGCTTTAGTCATTTTAGGCTGTCAAGATGGCGTATTTCGTCGCACGAATGAATGGTACTGGTCACACTACTATATAGGTATTACCGCATCATTACTCATGATTTTTTCTGTGGCGATCGTACAAGATATTTATCAAGATAGATCACATCGCTGGCGGTTGATACATACAATTTTAAATTGTGTGGCTTTATTACTATTTCTTGGTCAAGGATTTACAGGTTCACGAGACTTATTAGAAATTCCCTTAAATTGGCAAGAGTCATACATTTATCAATGTAATTACGCCCAGAAAACTTGTCTAACCCCAAATAATCAAGCTCCCAAGTGA
- a CDS encoding DUF1350 family protein, translated as MTAKMRFQPVSHSWVALHPQPKGVIQFIGGAFFGTFFPMFFYRYLLESLFKNGYTIILLPFNFTFNHYVEAGFLIKEQYEIIPELVRMAQLANYDYQVYLKDTNFSWIGHSIGCKYIALLEGFTALPEDHKELEKVIRQIVVKSSDTSDKAAIERKIQRILSDIENLIYELRQEKEKSNNLSSYYVGEEKNIFSSLFIKGQTSVLLAPVNSGTDSAIPKPLAKIIDKLGLGVNPNPKETFALIQETNLFNLLGLIQFKTDKLAKSTVDWFLNTFHKPPVDFQYLAPGGHLKPLGLQVGNSVINFPDSLPIIESTQKRNAELESYVIKLLQALEKKR; from the coding sequence ATGACTGCAAAAATGAGATTTCAGCCTGTTTCCCATAGTTGGGTTGCATTACATCCACAACCTAAAGGGGTAATTCAGTTTATTGGTGGGGCTTTCTTTGGAACTTTTTTCCCCATGTTTTTCTACCGTTATTTGCTGGAATCTCTATTTAAAAATGGCTACACTATAATTCTCCTTCCATTTAATTTTACGTTTAACCATTATGTAGAAGCGGGATTTTTGATTAAAGAACAATACGAAATTATCCCTGAGTTAGTCAGAATGGCTCAATTAGCTAACTATGACTATCAGGTCTATCTAAAAGATACAAATTTTTCTTGGATTGGTCATAGTATCGGCTGTAAATATATTGCTCTTTTAGAAGGTTTTACCGCCTTACCTGAAGACCATAAAGAACTAGAAAAAGTTATTCGTCAAATTGTTGTCAAAAGCAGCGATACATCAGATAAAGCTGCAATCGAGCGTAAAATTCAGCGCATCCTCTCAGATATTGAAAACCTAATCTATGAATTACGCCAGGAAAAGGAAAAGTCAAATAACTTAAGTAGTTACTATGTGGGAGAGGAAAAAAATATCTTTTCTAGCTTATTTATTAAAGGTCAAACATCCGTGTTGTTAGCTCCTGTCAATAGTGGTACTGACAGCGCAATTCCCAAACCTCTAGCAAAAATTATTGATAAATTAGGCTTAGGTGTTAATCCTAACCCTAAAGAAACTTTTGCTCTCATTCAAGAAACTAATCTATTTAATTTATTAGGACTAATCCAATTTAAAACAGATAAACTCGCTAAATCAACAGTTGATTGGTTTCTTAACACCTTTCACAAACCACCAGTTGATTTTCAATATCTTGCACCAGGAGGACATTTAAAACCTCTGGGTTTACAAGTAGGTAACTCTGTAATTAATTTCCCAGATAGCTTACCAATTATTGAATCTACGCAAAAACGTAATGCAGAATTAGAATCTTATGTGATCAAACTACTGCAAGCACTAGAAAAGAAACGATAA
- a CDS encoding sensor histidine kinase KdpD, with translation MYEWILPSLSEVLAESGSIVAKGSPTKAEQQWRMSLAAIEHLLIETLAKTTSDATLGLVLAAPAPLFSQPTLTQRLQTVTFTAKPFNPLALMPFNMPGAIAICPETTPPGESVLPLLPADPLAAEQFCLVFTEKFSLVLVLATHKNGSSSFAFAFEPEVVQQAWRALGARVMLTNPDYFAELDSLIANYPPVPPDYRTAFQFSQFLLQELPEEEPKEWGQGIREEFPQCPISHTQSASTPNTNPDVELLQAFAHEVRTPLTTIRTMTRLLLKRRDLPTTVINRLEIIDHECTEQIDRMELLFKAAELETSATAKSGITHLTPMSLDQVLHQSIPRWQQAAHRRNLTLDVVLPQQLPTVVSNPAMLDRVLTGLMENFTRSLPPGSHIQVHVIPAGDQLKLQLSPQSLCPETNQATTPPIRKALGQLLMFQPETGTISLNLAATKHLFQAIGGKLIVRQRPEYGEVMTIFLPLEVSR, from the coding sequence GTGTACGAATGGATCTTGCCAAGTCTGAGTGAAGTGTTAGCCGAAAGTGGATCTATTGTAGCAAAAGGCTCACCGACCAAAGCAGAGCAGCAATGGCGTATGAGTCTAGCAGCGATAGAACATTTGCTCATCGAAACTTTAGCCAAAACCACGTCCGATGCAACCCTGGGACTGGTTTTAGCTGCACCCGCACCGTTATTTAGTCAGCCAACCCTTACCCAAAGATTGCAGACGGTAACTTTTACCGCCAAGCCGTTTAATCCCTTGGCGTTAATGCCATTTAATATGCCAGGAGCGATCGCAATTTGTCCAGAAACCACCCCTCCTGGTGAGTCGGTTCTCCCCCTACTACCCGCCGATCCCCTAGCAGCAGAACAGTTTTGTTTAGTATTTACCGAGAAATTTAGCTTAGTTCTCGTTTTAGCTACCCACAAAAACGGCTCTTCATCCTTTGCTTTCGCCTTTGAACCGGAAGTAGTGCAGCAAGCATGGCGCGCCTTGGGTGCGCGAGTGATGCTAACTAATCCCGATTATTTTGCGGAATTAGACTCATTAATCGCTAACTATCCTCCAGTACCGCCTGATTACCGTACTGCGTTTCAATTTAGTCAATTCCTTCTGCAAGAATTACCAGAAGAAGAACCCAAGGAATGGGGACAAGGAATCCGAGAAGAGTTTCCCCAATGTCCAATTTCCCATACCCAATCCGCAAGCACTCCAAATACAAATCCCGACGTAGAATTACTCCAAGCTTTCGCTCATGAAGTCCGTACTCCACTCACCACCATTCGGACGATGACACGCCTGCTGTTAAAACGGCGGGATTTACCCACAACTGTGATCAATCGCTTAGAAATTATCGATCATGAGTGTACCGAGCAAATTGATCGCATGGAGTTGTTATTTAAAGCCGCAGAACTAGAAACAAGTGCAACTGCGAAATCTGGAATTACACATTTAACTCCCATGTCTCTTGATCAAGTGCTGCATCAAAGCATTCCCCGTTGGCAACAAGCAGCACACCGCCGTAATTTAACTTTAGATGTAGTCTTACCGCAGCAATTACCCACGGTGGTAAGTAATCCCGCCATGCTAGATCGGGTACTCACCGGCTTAATGGAGAATTTTACCCGCAGTTTACCCCCTGGGAGTCATATCCAAGTTCATGTTATCCCCGCAGGTGATCAACTCAAGTTACAACTATCACCCCAAAGCCTCTGCCCAGAAACCAATCAAGCCACCACACCCCCCATCCGCAAAGCCTTGGGACAGTTGTTAATGTTCCAACCAGAAACAGGTACAATTAGCTTGAATTTAGCAGCTACCAAACATTTATTTCAGGCGATCGGTGGTAAGTTAATCGTCCGTCAACGTCCAGAGTACGGTGAAGTGATGACTATTTTCTTACCTTTGGAAGTAAGTCGGTAG
- a CDS encoding ribonuclease, with translation MLRSLRKTLVLAVLLVFSFLLQPNTALAFISFDGQFTATNACEAVVSIKKGTNPGNVRLKLGETYQIVGKNKDIPSHYLLQISQANPPQRWVEASCLNIASLPVDTTPNPTPDTPIIPIPVGEDYLLAISWQPAFCESKPDKEECKRLAKDPSRPEATNFTLHGLWPQPDDNIYCGVSRTDRALDGDKKINNGNDRDWSKLPAVEKELSPETWQKLQAVMPGTLSNLHRHEWIKHGTCYQGTPEEYFSESIVLLQAFNQSPVQQLFANNIGRKIAVKEIDQSLSSFGSKTGDKVEVKCDQSFRIGELWVNLNGDITPDTPVSQLLVNSPNAKPEKPTKSCLVDDARD, from the coding sequence ATGCTGCGATCGCTTAGGAAAACACTTGTATTAGCAGTCTTACTAGTGTTCTCTTTCTTACTACAGCCTAACACGGCTCTCGCTTTCATCTCCTTTGATGGTCAATTCACGGCTACAAATGCTTGTGAAGCAGTAGTTTCTATTAAAAAAGGAACTAACCCCGGCAATGTGAGATTAAAGCTGGGAGAAACTTACCAAATTGTGGGCAAGAATAAAGATATCCCTTCCCACTACTTATTACAAATTTCTCAAGCTAATCCTCCTCAACGTTGGGTTGAGGCTAGTTGTCTGAATATTGCGAGTTTACCAGTTGATACAACTCCTAATCCCACTCCCGACACACCTATAATTCCAATTCCCGTTGGTGAAGATTACTTATTAGCTATCAGTTGGCAACCTGCATTTTGTGAAAGCAAACCAGACAAAGAAGAATGTAAACGATTAGCTAAAGATCCCAGTCGTCCTGAAGCTACTAATTTCACTTTGCATGGTCTTTGGCCTCAACCTGACGATAATATTTATTGTGGTGTTAGTAGAACTGACAGGGCTTTGGATGGTGATAAAAAGATCAATAACGGCAATGATAGAGACTGGTCAAAGTTACCAGCAGTAGAAAAAGAGTTGTCCCCTGAAACTTGGCAAAAATTACAAGCTGTAATGCCTGGAACATTATCAAATTTGCACCGCCACGAATGGATTAAGCATGGTACTTGTTACCAAGGTACACCAGAAGAATATTTTTCCGAGTCAATTGTACTTCTGCAAGCCTTTAATCAATCACCAGTGCAGCAGCTATTTGCTAATAATATTGGTCGGAAAATTGCCGTCAAAGAAATTGATCAATCCTTATCATCTTTCGGCTCTAAAACAGGAGATAAAGTAGAAGTAAAATGTGATCAATCATTCCGCATAGGTGAACTTTGGGTAAATCTCAATGGAGATATTACCCCAGACACTCCAGTTTCTCAATTGCTTGTTAATAGCCCAAATGCCAAACCTGAAAAACCAACTAAATCCTGCTTAGTTGATGATGCTCGTGATTAG